GCTTCGCATTCGTCGCCACAGATTTTTGTTACCGCATCTTGGGCCGCCATCAGCCAAGGCAAGCTTTCCAGTTCAGGCGGATAGATCTCGGTTAAAAGATTGCGACCGAGCGACAATGCTTCTTGCAGCCATTGGCGGACCAAGTCGATCTTCTCGGCAGCACTGCTGTCCAGTTTAATGCCTTCTTCATCTGACGTCCATTTCAATGACTGCAGCGTTGCTGATGCGCCAAAGATTAGCGGCAGCAGCAAGTCATGAATGTCATGTCCGATTTGAGACCGTTCTAGATCGATCAACTCTGACGAAGTCATTGATGGTTCGTCAGGCGAATGGTTCGATGCCATTGCGGTCAGGTCTCTGCGATCAAGTCTCTGTGACTGGGTCTCAGCTGATGAAAATAATTCTCTGTCGTCCAGGAGAATTCAATCTCAGCTAAACCAGCCTTTCTTTTCGAAGCTAGCGATGGCTTTCTCTTCGGAAGCTTGGATATCAAACAACTTGTTCAAGTTCGTGATCTTGAACACTTCCAAGACGTTTGGAGAAACTTCGCAAAACTTCAGTGTCACGCTCTGCGCTTTGCAAGTCTTGTTCAACATGACGAGCTTTGTGATCATCGCTGACGACATGAATGAAACGCCGCGGAAGTTTAGCAGTAGCTTTTTGTTGATCGCCTGAGGAACAGACTCTTGCAGTTCTCGGCCAACAAGTTCGATCCGTTGACTATCCAAAATCTTGCTGTCCATAAATCCGACAACCAAGACTTCCCCGTTGTTTTGCTGAGTGGTGGCCGACATTGACAATGCTGCTAGGAGTAGATGGAGGGGCCAGCGGAAATTGGCTGTGGCGTTGACGCCACGAGCAGTTCCAACGCCAACAGATTACCAGCCCGAAGGTTCCAGGGCAATTCGGCGACCCTACCAAGGTCGATGCTCTGCCCGAAAACGATCTCAGCATAACGATCGCATAAGGTGGGCGGTTGTGAAAAACGGTGTCGGGCCGATGCGTATCCCATTTTTGCAGACCACGAGCCGTTAGGTCGTGGCGTGGATATCACCAGGAATGCCAACGCTGGGTTTTACTTCCGGCTCAATCCCGGTCGCATTGGGGAACACGGGTAAACTCTATGGTCGATTAGGCAGACGGGCTTGCAGTGCAAACCCGGTGTCTATTTCACGGCTTTATTCCGCGGTTCTATTCAGCAGACGATTTTCGATAAAGCGACGAGGCATCAACCATCACGGAATCAATGTCCGC
This genomic interval from Stieleria sp. JC731 contains the following:
- a CDS encoding STAS domain-containing protein, with translation MSATTQQNNGEVLVVGFMDSKILDSQRIELVGRELQESVPQAINKKLLLNFRGVSFMSSAMITKLVMLNKTCKAQSVTLKFCEVSPNVLEVFKITNLNKLFDIQASEEKAIASFEKKGWFS